AATGCGATCTCGGTTCGCATCGAGCTTCAGGCCGATTGCTTTGCCGGCGTCTGGGCGCACAACATCCAGGCGATGGGGCGCATCGACCAGGGCGACATCGAGGAGGCCATGCGCACCGCCTCGGCCATCGGCGACGACATGCTGCAGAAGGCCTCGCGCGGGCAGGTGGTGCCGGATTCCTTCACGCACGGCTCCTCGGCCCAGCGCCAGCGCTGGTTCAGCACCGGCTTCCGCACCGGCTCGATGCAGGCCTGCGACACTTTCAAGCCCGCGCAGGTCTGACCGCCGAGCGTTGGCTCGCAGGTTTCGCTCAGGCGAAGCCGGCCTGCCTCCGCGCCGCTTTGCCGGCTGGACCGGTCAGCAGCGTCACCAGAGCCCGCGCCGGCTCCTCCCTCGGCGAGCCTGAAACCACCGCAGCGGTGTAGCGGGTCGACAGATCGAACCCCTTCGGCAGCACGGCGACGAGTTCGGCGCCCGGTGTCGCGACGATCTCCGTGACCTGGGTGCAGCCGATCGGCCGCGCCTCCGGCGCCTTGGCAAGCGCGGCCATGGCGGTCGCGCCATTCGGGGAAGTTCGCAGCCGGGCGGCGACGATGTCGGCGATGCCGAGCCGGTCGAGCACAGCGGCGAAATGGATGCCGGCGGTCGCGAGCTTCGGATCCGGGAAGTAGATCGCGTCGGCGGTTAGCAAGGCCTGCCGCAAGGCGGCCTCGTCACCCACCGACGGCGCAGCATCACCGCCGCGAACCGCCACGGCGGTTTCGACCGCTCCGATATCGGCAACCGTCTCGGGCAGCACCGTGCCCTCGCGCGCCAGCTCGGCGATGATGGCGGCCGTCAGGATCACGACATCCGGCCGCTCGCCCTCCGCCAGCTTCGCACGCATCGCGCCGACCGCGCCGAAGGTGCCGGTGACGCCATGACCGCTGGCGTCGCGGAACTGCGGCTCGAGGGCGCGCACTAGGGCGTGGGCGGCGCCGCCGCTGAGAATGCTGATGTCGGGCATAGGCTACTCCATCGCCGCAATGATGCGGTCGCGCGTGATCGGCATCTGGCGCACCCTGACGCCCAGCGCCGCATGGACGGCGTTGGCGAGGGCGGCCGCGGTCGGCCCCTGCGCACATTCGCCGGCGCCGAGCGGCGGAAGGTCGGGCCGGGGCACGATCTCGACCGTCACCTCCGGGACCTCGCTGAAGCGCAGGATCGGGTAGGTTTCCCAGGAGGTGCTGGTCACCGCCTCGCGGCTGAAGGCGACCTCCTCCTTCAGCGTCCAGCTGGTCGCCTGCACGGCCCCGCCTTCGATCTGGTTGGCGACGCCGTCGGGGTTGATCGCCTCGCCGACATCGACCGCGATCCAGAGCTGCGTCGCGCGGGGCTCGGCCGCGAGGTCGATCTCGGCCACGACTGCGCAATAGGCGCCGGTGTTCTTGTAGCGCGCGAAGGCAAGTCCGCGCCCCCTACCCTCCAGGACGGGTCCGCCCCCATCCGCCATCGCGGCGGCGCGTTCCAGCACGGTGCGCGCACGCGCGTCGCCGAGATGGCGCAGGCGGAAGGCGAGCGGGTCCTCCCCCTGCTCATAGGCGAGCTCGTCCATCATCGATTCGATGGCGAAGACATTGCCGAAGGCCCCGAGCGCGCGCATCGAGGACGTCCGCAGCGGCATGGTCAGCAGCCGGTTCTTGGCGATCCGCCAGGAGGGGAAGTCGTAGAGCGGCACGGCGTTGCGCTGGGCCCCGCCCCCGCCGGCCAGCGGCGGATCCTGAGAGATGTAGAGCGGGAACGGCTTTTCGAGATCGAAGCTCGCCAGCAGGGCCGGACTGCCGGCGCGACCCGGGCGCGCGACATAGCCGTTGCTCCAGATCTCGTGGCTCCAGCCGGCGATGCGGCCGTCCTTCCCTACCTCGGCGGCGATCTCGATCGCCATCGCGGCCCCGAAGGGCGAGCGCGCCAGTTCGTCGGCGCGCGACCAGCGCAGGCGCACCGGGCGGCCGGGAA
This portion of the Bosea sp. OAE506 genome encodes:
- a CDS encoding substrate-binding domain-containing protein gives rise to the protein MPDISILSGGAAHALVRALEPQFRDASGHGVTGTFGAVGAMRAKLAEGERPDVVILTAAIIAELAREGTVLPETVADIGAVETAVAVRGGDAAPSVGDEAALRQALLTADAIYFPDPKLATAGIHFAAVLDRLGIADIVAARLRTSPNGATAMAALAKAPEARPIGCTQVTEIVATPGAELVAVLPKGFDLSTRYTAAVVSGSPREEPARALVTLLTGPAGKAARRQAGFA